The Tripterygium wilfordii isolate XIE 37 chromosome 5, ASM1340144v1, whole genome shotgun sequence DNA segment TAAACAACTTCAAGCTTACTTTCAGCAGCCTTTGAGTGGAAGAATGCCAGCAGTTTCGCACAACCCACAAGCTGTGGTTCTGAGAATCCTGTATGAAGCTTCAGAGTCTCAGTCCAAGATGGGGTCTTATTCAGAGCGCAGCGAGCTGCGTAAACTGCAGATGCAGCAACCATTGATGGGCAGAACATTATAGTGTCATAATGCATCATACCCAACTCAGCAAGAAAATACACCATGTTCTCCAGCTTCACAAAATTAAGCAAAATATAAGTCTACTGCATGAAACCCTTTTTCAAATTCACAATCAGAGGGAGAAGGAATAGAATTACTAACTTCCTCATCAGGGATAGCCGCTTTGATGAAACGAGCAAGGAATACATAATGCGTTGGCACTGTCAGGTTCCATTCAAGCTTGCCTAATATAGTTTTCTCCATTACCAATATCTGTTGATGGTCGTAAGCTCTGTCTGCAATACACACCAAGTCATTGACCTGTAAGAGTTCATCTTCCAATTAGTTAGTTTAtgaaatatattatttgataATGGAATCAGAACCAAGAAAGTGGTTTGAAATTAAGATAACTGAATGCATTGAATGCATACCTCAGGGGCCCAGATTTCTTCATATTTGGAGGCAATAAGCATGGCACTGATGCCAACCAACTGCAGTTCCCTTCTTGGCACAATCTTTACTGAAAGGAACCGGTCGATTATGTTGATGGCAAGATAAAGAGTTTCGGGTTGAAGTTCAAACTTGTGATGGACATCCATTAACCAATCCACCAGAATTGACCTCATCTTCTCATTGACGTCAGGCTGTGAGTGCATATAGTTGTGAGGCCTGCTTTCATTCTACATCACAAAATCGAAAGATGTCCATAACATATCAGATATTGTTGCAGAAAGGATACCCcggaaaattgaaattgaaattaatgTACCTCAGCTAGTTTATAGAACTTGTAAATGTCCTCAACATACTCAACGGCAGCCAAGTGATTATCGGCATCTTTCGCATCAATATCAACAATCTGCTCCTTTGGTTTGTTAGCCAGACCACAAGCAGCCTAAAGAAAGGTTTGatccaaattaaaacaaaaatcaccaAAAACAATTGCCTCTGAAGTTGCAAGACATacatcaaataatcaaaagcatAAAATCCAAAAGTTACCTTGCTCCGAGCGGTAAGGACTGAAGAAAGAGTGGGTGCTTTCTTCTTGGGcttgtcttcttctcctccctctttcttcttctgcaatTGCTTCTCGTGCTTATCCTTTGCCTTAGCTTCTTCTGTGTCAGGGCTTATCTCAATGACTTCTTTTGGTTTCGTCTTCACTGCTACTTTCTTTGGCACTGGTTTTCCTGCAGCAGCCCTTTTCCCTGCAGCAGCTCCATCAACAATAGCAGCAGGTGCTTGATCGATATTCACGCAAACTAGTTTCTGCAATTCAAAGAAATCCCAAACATAATTGAAAGAGATTCTAGACAGTAAACATATGTTGGAACAAAGACGTGGTCTAAAACAATACCAACTTTGTTGTTTTCCGCATCTGCTGCGGCTTGAGCATTTGCTAGTAGTTGTGCACAGAAACTCCTGTAGGATACAGAAAGATCAGCCAAAAAGAACCAAGAAATGgtgatatattattatatatacatgtatgtaaCTATGTATAATGTGTAGATACAGTGAAAGAGGGAAGGAGGGATTGGAAACCTTGTTATGGGACGAGTAATCTGGCCTTGAGGCTTGATGTCATTTCCTCGAACAGTTACAAGATTACCGATATCACCAAGTGCACGCCGGTTTCTTCCATCACCAACCGCTGCATTCTTCTTCTGTCTACCGGCCCCTACTACTCCCTCACCTATGGCACACAtccatgacaaaaaaaatcaaggaaGAGAATACAAAGGCATCGAAAGGTAAAATAATACTGACTAAATCCAGAGAAAAACGGATAACTTTACTTTCTGGGAAGCCAAACAGATGGCAAAAGAGAAAACACAACAAGATTTCCAAGATTTGATATTTTAGTTACACGTTTAACAACAAGGGTTTTGCAcgagaaaaccctaaaaatagATTAATCGAAGGGAAAAGGGAGCCGGTAAAATCTCGATAAGACCTATGGCAAATAAATAGAGAATCACATTAGATTAAACCCATATGAAAGAAAACATCAACAATCACATCATACGAACTACAGATCCAGATTGCAAGAGAAAACCCATCATTCCTCGAAcaccaaagaaagcaaaaaaacaaaatctcaaTATACCTCTCGCTTGTTGTGGAACAACCGGTCTCGTAGCCATCTCGAATCGCTAGAATAAAATATCTTCAAAACCGATATCGAACAAGAAATcaatctctctctatttctctctgaATTCTGAAACTTTCTCTGGCTTTGGTTTCAGAGAAATTGAATGGGAAAGGGAACGCGAGATATAGAGCTCTCCTTATGAAGCTGAGGAGCCGACGATTCACTCACAACGGTTTTCAATTCATAACGGTACGATCTAATTCTGATCCAACGGCGACGCAGCGATTTTGAGATTTATAGCCGTTGGGGAGTGCAGTttgtacaaaaagaaaaaaagttaccgtttgtgtgtttttttttaaatcaagaTAATATATTGCAAGAAAAAGACAACACAAAGGAGAACAAGAGGGGGGATTGACTGCACTTTAGATTAGAGAGAGCTAAATAAGGGAGATAAGAAAGGAAAATTACTTGCGTGATAACCTAATGGATCTCTCTAGGGCCAAACCGCATGAACTCgaaaaattttgaattcaatTCTCACTTAAGCAATATAATTGTAGTCATACGCTtgattttgacccaacttatcataTCATCATAATTTTAATGTGTTATATAATTCGGGCCACCAGGTGTAACCCGATCTGACCCTAGTAGCCCGATAACTCAAAATATTTGTAGTAAGATTATCGGCGGGCCATGGACCTCTTAAAAATTACCAAGTCGGGTCCAACTCGGGCCAATAACGCACGGGCCTGATAGCATGATGGTATCGTTCTCAATCACCGAAACATAGTTATGATGAATATTAAGTTAGTAAAAATGGACCATAACATAGACAATAAGGGGGACTTGATTAACATAACTGCGTCTGCATTACAGTATCAGCCACAAGAGAACCAATCCATTAAAATTTCATCAACTTGTTACAACAGACCTATTAGGCAAACAAAAAACGATGCCTAACACCAGAAAACCACATATTAGTAGAGACCTGAATATTAGAAAATCATCACACCATgcacacacacatgcatatcATCTCCCTCGCGGTATTAGAAAAACTCGGTCAGTTTCAGTTATCTTCTATGCTCAATCATCTGGTCCAGCAAGAATCACCTGTCAAAATACAATTTCATATCTCAAAAACCCTGCTCAAGTCGATGCACAAACAAAAAGGTAAACTGCAAGCAAGCAAACTCAGAAAAGTCatctatttttttccctttccccGGTATTTCGTGTTTTTGCATACCGAAATTATTACATGAGGCTTCAAGTACATTGTTAGGGACGTTGTTCTTTCATTCAACATTTAATaataaatgcaaaaaaaaaggagaagaagaaacatGAGTTCTCAAGCGCAAGAAAACGAGAGTTGTCAAGTGAAAGATCAAAGCTAATGTTGGTTGGGTAGGTTCACGGCTAAAACATTTTAAGCTTTTGAGCAAAAAAGAATAGgttgaaagaaagaagaatgaaTCAAAGGATTCGGCATTATGTTCTATCATCTATGGCATTTGGCATAAAAAAATgctaaagaaaggaaaagaaagggaaagggGTCTCACATTGAAATCTTGAGCATATTTCCTTGAAACAATTATAGCTGCATTCCTTTCTCGCTCTGAATCAAATGTTAAAACATATGATAGCCCTTTCCTCGCTTGCCAAAACAGTTGCTTGGCTGCAGCAGTGCTTTCCGCTCTAACTCCACATAGCTAGAGATAGGAAAGAGTAATGATTAGAAATTTCCGTCCTGAAGAGTGAAGAGTAACGAAGGATAGCGATATCAATTTTAAATGGAATACGTTTATCATAAAGTAAATACACTTTTTTCATGAACTACAAGTGGTTCAGTCAACAACCCTTTGTTACCCAGCATTGCACTGAGAAATTACTTTCACCTGTTTTTACTtggtttatcttcttctttaatccaaaggaaagagaaaggATCTGTCTTCCAAGAAATAAGCCAAATAACTACTGGTACTTAAAACACTTTCACAGGAAGCGAAATTCCTCTGAATGTTCCTCAACAAAGTCAATAATTCATATCAGAGTTGAACGAATTTAATGTCCAAAGAGCCGATTGCTATTTCCAATATGAGCTGAGGAACACACCTGCATTGACATAGAATAAatttctctagcttttgtgatCCACCCTCTACAGAGCTTTATCCTCATTTTCCCCACATTAAGTACATGAACGGAACGTGAAGGATGATCTTGTCCATTCACTTGGGATATAACTAcctacaaaataaataaactgCAATCAGAAATACACCAGCAATATATAACTACATCATTTTTGCTCTGTttgtaatttgtttatttttccctAAATGTTTATAAACGACAATGCTTATAATCCCCTTAGTGTTTCTTGGTCCGTAAATGATCAATATACTACATTATGACTATTGAGCACAATAGTTTTCATCATAAAGATGACATAAGAAACGAAAAGAAAAATGTAAGTTTCCATACATTAAATTCAGAGTTAGACTTTCGCAATAGTGTCTCCACGTAGCTTCCCAAACCTGCAGCTGCAAATATAGCAAAATGACTATTGAgcctttcttcttcaattttgtaaGCATTAGCTCACAATCATTATCAATATTCTGACAACTAAATCAATATTTTTCTCACACAACAACGATGGATAACAGAAATCGCAAAACACCACATATCCACACTGACATTAAAGAAATCAGATGCACATTTATAATACGTACCAGGATCAATTGGGCCAGCAGTTGTCACAGTTACTTTTTGGCCATTCGAGATTATCTCAACTTCTAACATTCGTCCCACATCAATGGGTTCAGGAGCATAAGCTGATTTGTTGGCACCTGTTAAATTGAAACTACAACCCACTTAGCTGGTGTAAgataaagaaaaatgaaaaatgtgagACCTAAATTTCATCTTACTAGCTCGCTCATTTTATCAACATGCTACAATGAAACTGctgaaaataaaggaaaataagGCCAATATACCACAATAAGTGATTAATGAGCACCTGCAATAACTTCCTTTTGGCTGCCTTCAGATGATATTCGATACCACTGAAATGAACACTTTGAAAGCAGTGTAGCTCTATCTGAGCAAGGCCGTAGTCGTAGACAAGAACCTAGTGATTCAGAACCATCTAACATATATAACCTGGATTTGTTTTCCTCTTCTCTCTTACTTATTGCAAGCTGGACAAAAAGATTGGGTTTTGGGGGAGGAGGGGCatcaataagagagaaaaatcaaaaaccaagtTTCAGCATTGGTCAATACACAGATCTACGAACAAGCATTAGAACTTAGTTACAAGCAAAGTTCTCAGCATAAACAGAGcaaagaaatgaataaagcaAGGGCCAAGCTGCAGAAACATTAAGATAAAGAGAGTCATGCAACTACTGACAGCTTCATGTGTCAAAGACGGAACATTAGAGTTACCAAACCTCTAGTTTCCTTTTTACCATGATATATTAGATGGCTGTTTCCAGATTATGATTGGTTttgatatgatttttttaaatatcattatCTTATCCGAGGACATCACATTTCTGCAGGAAAGTAGCTGATCACCATGTGATGATTTAATCTAAAGGGATCAATGTTTTAGAGTTGACTGCAACTGGCGGACGAAACCCCAACTCATTTCACTTCAGCATAGAACTTTTACTTTTCATCTATTACTGTTTTCTATCAATTAAAGACATCGCCATTTTTCCTTCTTGAAATGAATTAAAGGCCACAGTATATTGTTAATTACAGTAATTAAAGCGCCAAGACCAAAACCCACAAGCTGAACTGGTCAATTACAATTCAATACATagcaaaaacaagaagaaatggtTTACAGACCTCTTTCTGAAGCTTAACAGAAAATATAGATTTCTCACGAATCTGAGTTCTTAAAGCACGAAGTTCATGTTCCATATCTATCATCTGCATGAATAATGTATTTTCTATAATCAGAAAAAACCATTAGTTATAAGAAAATAAGCAAAAACAATTAGTTGCACAAAATCAACctctataaaataattaaaccaCAAGCCTTGAGCATGTTAATACCCCTGTAGTCATACTTCTGGATATAAGTAAGAACTATTCATAACCTATGTGCAATAGGAAAACTGAAGAAAAAGTGCCGGTTCACCTTATTTGGCTGATGCATCAATTTAATCCTTCTACCCTCCTGAACCTCCTCAATCAGTTCCTGAACAACCTGAAAGGAATATCCACGTAAAACGGAATACAAATTTTCTTAGTCAATGTCAGGTTTTGACCTCAATCAAATGAACAACAAGCTTGTGGGCATCCCATTGTTCCTGTAATGGCCAAAGACCTAACGATCCCATAATTGATACATCTAATAACAAGCCTTGCATAATAAAAAGCGATAGATGGTCTGTTCAATTCTGGAGAAATGATACTTCTGGATGATAAAATTAGTCACTTGCATAgattaaaataacaaaaataaaataataggaACTCACGGGAGCCTGGTTTTTGGAATTTTCGCaaatcctttcttcttcttctaaagCCTCCCCAAACCTCTGCACCACTCCTCTAGCACTTTCAATTTCAGCACAAGCAAAGGATTTTTCTTGGTTAACCAACTTTTTAGCGTCTTCAGATGCCTGGATAAAAATTTGTAATATAATTCAATAAGAAAGAACAATATCATACTACTAAAAAGAATTCACATAAAATGTAAAACTAAAAGCATGTCAATGACTTTAGACTAAAGAGCTAGAGATGACTGTTGAATCTAATTCAGTTAAAATGTCCTGAAAATTTAACCAACATGGACCTAGAATTGAATATTAACTGcacaaaataatatttatggGTGCTTCAAAGAGATCGAGGGCCAACTCTCAATCATCATTTGTCAGGACTATTCGGAGTAAGTTCCTTGGCTTGGACAGGACATTTAGTACATGTCGCTATTCCGGGATCCAGGGGGCAATACGTTCGATGGAACAAAAGTCTTGAAATATCATTGGCACCAAAGAAGACCTATTACCAATTATTTTGGTTATCTATGTCAATCCTTAAAAAAAGAGTACACTGAATCCACCACACATGGATTCTTCTTTGCCCTAGTATCCAATCAACAACTAGGCTCTCCAATAATTCAAAACCCTTAAGCTTATCATGAGACGGAAAGAAAAACCATTTGTCGGGAAAAGCCTTGGGGAATATTAAAATGTCATCAAATGACCTGTTTGAGAAAGTTTGCTAGCTTTTTCACTTCAAACTTCTCTTGAATTAGTTCTCCTTCTTTTTGAGTAAGCTTAACTGCTAGAGCTTCCACCTGAAAGTAAGATGGAATTAACTTTGTTAATTGCAATGCAATCATAGGATACCCGTCGCCCGAGAAATTAAATAGGTGCTTGTATGTGAGCATTATTAGAAGGAAAGGATATCTTCTTGAAATTGTAATACATGAAACGGTTGCCAAACGAATAGCGTGCCCCAAGCATGCGTGTGGAGAATAGAAAAGAAACGAAGGGGAAGGAACAAGAACTAACCATAGAGATAGCTTGCTCCACATCTTCCTTGTGTCGTCCTGCCATACGGCCTCTTAAAGATTCTAATGCATCTCTCAGCTTCTTTAAAAGAACATGCCCTTCCAAAGAGGCAACTTCTCTAAGCTTTGCCTGAATTCAATAATGAAGGTGGTAAATAGTGGGTGATTTGCGTAAGCTTAAATCAATAGTCTTTTAATTTATAGCGAaaaaagagcactaaatggagaaaAAACCGACAACCATTGAATATTGAAACAATGAATTACAGACATGACCACCTCTAGTTCAACCATTTGTTGTTGGAGAGCATCCATACAATGAGTATAGACAGAAACTCAAATAATAAGATTCATACAAGATAAAATGGATAGTCTACAGACCTCATCAGCTAACTTAGCAGCCGCAGACAGGTTCTTGTCAAATTTACTGGCAAGATCACGAACTGAGAGGCGCTTATGCTGCTCTGACAGCTGAGAAGTTTCCCGTTCAACAACCTCCTTTAAGGATGGACCCTTGTTGTCCTCCTTAGGCTCATCCAAAATTTGATTATCGGGGCCTAATTTATATTTTGGGAAATGGTTACAGGCAAAGCTCACATCAGCTGAGACAGGAAGAATTACTTCTGCCGgcatattttcttcaaattcagGACTTATCTTCGTCATTGGTTTAATGTAGATTCTCTGTTCATCATAAGAAAAACATACTCGGTTACTGGACATCTAACAGAATAACCATCAATTTTCGTAAGTAATATACCATTTGAAAATAGAAATTCAACATCTGCAAATACAATAAAGTTTCTGTTTTCATCAATTACCGTAACCTAGATGACCAGATGCTTTTGGTAATTGGACAATAAAGCATATTCCACATTCATGTACTATTTTCCTTGAGAGGCTGCACTAGATCGCTCATCCCTTGAATCCCCTTAACTTAACAGGTCATCCATGGCTAATCAAACTTACACGCCACCATTACcgtataaaaaaatattgaaaaggaCTATGTTGACACAAATGAGAAGAAAGGATAAGAGAGAACAAAGATTTAACAAAAAAGTAAATGGAAACAAACAACACTTACAGGTTTAACTCGCCAGGGCATAAGAAAGCAATGGGAAAATAGGGGATTAATTGTTCTCTAAGATGCATTCGCATATAAAATGGAAACATGCTCTTGTCGACAGAAGTACAGATGTGATCTCACTCATCAAAGCAAATTATCAGGGACCATATTTCACCAAATTTCAAGATTTAGAGTCACATCAGCAAACGTACTTTTAATGAAATAGATTTTTCCAGCCAAAAACTCCATCCTGAATCAGTAAGTATTTCAAGATATTgaagaagaaatagaaaaaggGAAGATgcaaacataaaattaaatGTCCATTCTAATAACAAGTAACAAACTTATAACATTAAAGAGAATCTATTAAAAAGTAAATATTTCAACATAAATATAGTAAGAGAAAGGATTCACTCAATTATCCTATACAAGATATCTTCTTTTGATCTTGAATCAAGTGACCATATACATATCTCTTAACTAGTTTCCAATAACAGCAACCCACATTGCCAAACTTCTCcacaaaacaataatttcaTCAATCTGCAGtaattcaagtattcaacacataaaatcaaattaaaaaacatcGACAGAAACAAAACCCAACCACTCAATTCACATCCTAAACAAAGGCCATTCAAAGCATTCCTAAAACTGAAAACCCAGACAAAAAAACAGTAATGCAacaaaaaatgtacaaaaatttaACTA contains these protein-coding regions:
- the LOC119998313 gene encoding stomatal closure-related actin-binding protein 2-like, with amino-acid sequence MTKISPEFEENMPAEVILPVSADVSFACNHFPKYKLGPDNQILDEPKEDNKGPSLKEVVERETSQLSEQHKRLSVRDLASKFDKNLSAAAKLADEAKLREVASLEGHVLLKKLRDALESLRGRMAGRHKEDVEQAISMVEALAVKLTQKEGELIQEKFEVKKLANFLKQASEDAKKLVNQEKSFACAEIESARGVVQRFGEALEEEERICENSKNQAPVVQELIEEVQEGRRIKLMHQPNKMIDMEHELRALRTQIREKSIFSVKLQKELAISKREEENKSRLYMLDGSESLGSCLRLRPCSDRATLLSKCSFQWYRISSEGSQKEVIAGANKSAYAPEPIDVGRMLEVEIISNGQKVTVTTAGPIDPAAGLGSYVETLLRKSNSEFNVVISQVNGQDHPSRSVHVLNVGKMRIKLCRGWITKAREIYSMSMQLCGVRAESTAAAKQLFWQARKGLSYVLTFDSERERNAAIIVSRKYAQDFNVILAGPDD
- the LOC119998722 gene encoding G2/mitotic-specific cyclin S13-7-like: MATRPVVPQQARGEGVVGAGRQKKNAAVGDGRNRRALGDIGNLVTVRGNDIKPQGQITRPITRSFCAQLLANAQAAADAENNKKLVCVNIDQAPAAIVDGAAAGKRAAAGKPVPKKVAVKTKPKEVIEISPDTEEAKAKDKHEKQLQKKKEGGEEDKPKKKAPTLSSVLTARSKAACGLANKPKEQIVDIDAKDADNHLAAVEYVEDIYKFYKLAENESRPHNYMHSQPDVNEKMRSILVDWLMDVHHKFELQPETLYLAINIIDRFLSVKIVPRRELQLVGISAMLIASKYEEIWAPEVNDLVCIADRAYDHQQILVMEKTILGKLEWNLTVPTHYVFLARFIKAAIPDEELENMVYFLAELGMMHYDTIMFCPSMVAASAVYAARCALNKTPSWTETLKLHTGFSEPQLVGCAKLLAFFHSKAAESKLEVVYRKYSNPERGAVAILQPAKSLLMLSSGNQL